The Macrobrachium nipponense isolate FS-2020 chromosome 27, ASM1510439v2, whole genome shotgun sequence genome includes a region encoding these proteins:
- the LOC135201089 gene encoding TWiK family of potassium channels protein 18-like, with translation MIPVLCYAKAIVYLQWRCARRVLVVMISNLVVMPCLLLKCKSEQCFLDYEGHIREIQCPNCLPPSSSSSSFFFLSLLLLFLLPPLHLLLFFFFFLLLQSFVVILVFQRDTELSRAKALSIQNGHRTKSRVFQTLSPEPPPPPTTPRSPSTPTRPPPPPHPPPPPPGTPTHYFKPFKEKVKDCCRSTIAFIFSNVGVCGLLVGYTIAGAFIFKKIEGPHETTKMLSVDQIRNRTIQQLWNITVEYNVLYKSNWTKSVEKVVLNYTNDIIEAVNSGWDGADVTNGPLKWSTEGGFLYSLTVITTIGYGHISPTTTLGKITTILYAIFGLPVFLLYMANMGDILAKSLKWIYSKICVCVRPAPPTPKYDTSVVWRSAETTLRAPAGPSGYLGDEANHRGSVGGGGRDGDMEYSPELSDEISMDTESWQRSEKADVASVNIPISVSLVIMVALLYGGTKLFQEDEGWDVLTSFYFCFISLTTIGFGDYVPGSAVDDGSRMSFIYCSLYLMFGLALLSMCFNLMQEEVVHKITACLKAVRLFKRPEAT, from the exons ATGATACCTGTGTTGTGTTACGCAAAAGCGATTGTTTACCTTCAGTGGCGTTGCGCAAGGAGAGTGCTTGTGGTAATGATTAGCAATTTAGTGGTAATGCCTTGTTTACTCTTGAAGTGTAAATCTGAACAGTGTTTTTTAGATTACGAGGGACACATAAGAGAAATACAGTGCCCTAACTGCTTGCCTCCtagttcttcctcttcttcttttttcttcctatctcttctcctcctattccttcttcctcctctccacctcctcctcttcttcttctttttcctgctTCTTCAATCCTTCGTGGTTATTCTCGTGTTCCAAAGGGACACAGAACTGTCCCGCGCAAAGGCTCTGTCGATTCAAAATGGCCATAGAACGAAATCGCGGGTCTTCCAGACACTCTCACCagagccaccaccaccaccaaccacaCCCCGGTCCCCATCCACACCCACacgcccacccccacccccacacccacccccaccaccaccaggGACCCCCACCCACTACTTCAAGCCCTTCAAGGAGAAAGTGAAGGACTGCTGTCGGTCCACCATCGCCTTCATCTTCAGCAACGTGGGCGTGTGTGGACTCCTGGTGGGCTACACCATCGCGGGGGCCTTCATCTTCAAGAAGATCGAAGGGCCCCACGAGACCACCAAGATGCTGAGCGTCGACCAGATCAGAAACAGGACCATCCAGCAGCTCTGGAACATCACGGTCGAGTACAACGTGCTCTACAAGTCGAACTGGACCAAGAGTGTCGAGAAGGTGGTCCTCAACTACACCAACGACATCATCGAGGCCGTCAATAGCGGCTGGGACGGGGCGGATGTGACCAACGGGCCTCTGAAGTGGTCCACCGAAGGAGGCTTCCTGTATTCTCTGACCGTCATCACGACCATAG GTTACGGCCACATCTCCCCGACGACAACCTTGGGCAAGATCACCACCATCCTGTACGCCATCTTCGGCCTTCCGGTGTTCCTTCTGTACATGGCCAACATGGGGGACATCCTGGCCAAGAGCCTCAAGTGGATCTACTCCAAGATCTGCGTCTGCGTCCGCCCCGCTCCCCCGACGCCCAAGTACGATACGTCTGTCGTCTGGCGGTCGGCAGAGACGACCCTGAGGGCCCCGGCCGGGCCTTCGGGCTACCTGGGGGATGAAGCTAACCACCGGGGCAGCGTCGGAGGCGGAGGCAGGGACGGAGATATGGAATACTCGCCCGAACTCAGCGACGAGATCTCGATGGACACGGAGTCCTGGCAGCGCTCCGAAAAGGCGGACGTCGCCTCGGTAAACATCCCAATTTCGGTGTCGTTAGTGATCATGGTGGCTCTCCTGTATGGAGGAACCAAGCTCTTCCAGGAGGACGAGGGCTGGGATGTCCTGACCTCCTTCTACTTCTGCTTCATCTCTCTGACGACCATAGGGTTCGGGGACTACGTCCCAGGGTCGGCCGTGGATGACGGAAGTCGCATGAGCTTCATCTACTGCTCGCTCTACCTCATGTTCGGCCTAGCGCTGCTCTCTATGTGCTTCAACCTCATGCAGGAGGAGGTGGTACACAAGATCACGGCGTGCCTGAAGGCCGTCCGCTTGTTCAAGCGGCCAGAGGCAACTTGA